The sequence below is a genomic window from Sinorhizobium terangae.
CTCCCCAGGCTCGATTCTCTGCATGCGCCCGAGCGGGTGGTCGGGCGCAGCCACCGGCACCGTCGCCACCGCCCCTGCCGCAACACAACTCACCCCTTCAACGGCCGTTGCCAGTGGGCCGGAAATGCCGATGATCGCCTTCCGTTCGAGCACCGCCGCAGTAACCGCGCCCAGGGCCTCGACATGCAGGCACAGCGAAACCGTCGGAAACGCCTCGGCGAAGGCGTGCAGCGCCTTTCCAATCCTCTCCGCCGGCAGCATCACGTCGACGGCGAGGTTCACTTCCGCCTCCAACCCGTCGAGCAGCCCCTTCACCTTGGCGCGCAGGCCGTCGACGCCTTGCGCCAGGGCCCGCGCCTCGGCGAGCACCGTACGTCCTGCAGCCGTCAGCTTGGGCTTGCGCGTGCCGTCGCGTTCGAACAATTCGAGCCCGAGCTGCGCTTCCAGATTGGCGATGCCGTAACTGACGACGGAGACGGCGCGATTGAGGTTGCGCGCCGCGGCTGCAAAACTCCCAGCATCGACCACGGCCAGAAACACGCGAAGTTGCTCGAAAGTTGGCGTGCCGGGATTGGACATATTTCAACTTTCTCGAACAAATATGTCACAATTATCCCACTTTCTAAGAAAGCCTGCAAGCCTGTATACACGATCGAAACGACAAGGCCGCCAAGGAATTACCGAGCCGGAGAGTAAGAGAGTCGGACTGCTCGCCCGGTGCTATCGGGCTAGCAAGGAGTACAATGCGAGACTGCGTGCAAGTCATATCCGCCGACACAAAAAGGGATCGCAGAAGGAGACGCTGCTCTGGGCAAGCCATTTCCGAAGGCCGGCCGGCCTCAGCATTGGACGAATGAAGGGAGGAAGCTCATGTCAATCGGACCGCAAGTGACCGTTCTTCGATCAGATTCTGTATCGGTTGCTCATGTTCGCAGCCAACATGTTGTCAAGAAGGAGAGCATCGCAATCCCGAATTCGGACGCGTTCAGCACGATCGTTCAACTTCGCCCCTTCAAGGACCATCGTTTGTGGCGAAATGGACGGCTGGTGCATAACGGAAGCCACGCGCAAGGAGCATTGTCGATCACGCATCTTGCCGAGGATTGGCGTTGCGAACACCGCTCCCCGTTCGACAACATACGATTTACGATCGACCGACACGTCTTGCGAGACTTCTTGCTGGACAATGGAAGGGCCGATCTCCCTCCCTTAAAGTGCGAGTCCGGGCAGATCGATCCGGTGATGTATCACCTTGGCCAAGCACTCCTGCCTGCCCTTGCAAATCCGGGGAACGCCGACAAGCTATATGTGGACCACATACTGCTCGCTTTTCAGGCTCATCTTGTAAGTCGTTACGGTGGCGTTGATCTCGCACCGACCCGGCAATACGGCCTTTCCAGACGTCAATTGGCAGCCGCAACGGCATATCTTGCGGAACACGCGTCGCGCAAAATATCAATGAACGAGGTCGCGTCGATATGCGACCTGTCCACAAGCCACTTCATCCGGGCATTCAAGAAATCGACGGGGCGCACGCCGCACCGGTGGCTGACCGAATACCGTATACAAAAAGCGCAAACCTTGCTCCTGGGTGAGGCGCCCATTGCCGAGATCGCGGTCAGTTGCGGCTTCACCGATCAAAGCCATCTGACGCACGTCTTCTCGTCCATTTGTGATGTCTCGCCAGCCGCTTGGCGGCGTGTGCAGCGCAATGGCGTCCACCGGTCGTCAATTGCTGATGGACAGTGCGTTCCCGGTGACAAGCCTTCGCGTCGTAACCAGACCAAGCCATAATTTAAGGGTGGGTCGTGAGCAGCTGTCCGCAGGAAGGATGATCACTCACGAAACCGGCGGATAGAGTGGCACTCGCGTGTCTTCTTACCGATCAACAAGCCGCAGAGAATACAATGAAATCAAGCATAAGATCTTACGAACCATACCTCCTGAGCCTCCTGCGCATCGTCTCGGCGCTGGTCCTTTTCAGTTATGGCACACAGAAGATCCTCAAATTTCCGATGTCCGACGGCGGCCCGCCGCCCGGCTCCCTGCCCTGGATCGCCGGGCTCTTTGAGTTGGTGCTCGGCTTCCTTGTGCTCATCGGGCTCAAGACCCGCATCGCTGCATTCGTGCTTTCCGGTGTCATGGCCTTCGCCTATTTCCTCAGGCACGCTCCGCAAGGCTTCTATCCTGCCCAGAACGGCGGCGTAGCCGCGATCCTCTTCTGCTTCATATTTCTTTACCTGACTGCGGCCGGCGCCGGACCTTTGAGCGTCGACGCACATCACCAACAAACCAAAACCCCATAACCCCATAGGAGTTTCCGACCGATGACGGACACATCGCTCTTCTCAGGCGTCATCGGCTGTTCACAGGCAGCTGTTCGAACGACGATTGCGAAGTCGATGAAGAAACATCACCGTCCGAGCATTTTTCGACAATGAACGCAGTTATCTACAATCAGCATTCACGCGCACGTACTAGCTTGATGTCCGTGCGGTAAATTAATGGAGGGCTCAATGCCGAACGCCACGCCGACCCCTGGTTCTCTTCTGGTATCGCCGAAGGACCATGCGCTGATCATGATCGATTTCCAGTCGCAAATGGCCTTTGCGACCAAGTCTATCGATGCGGTGCAACTACGCAACAACGCCGCACTGGTGGCACACGCCGCTGCGGGCTTCAAGGTGCCGACGATCCTCACGACCGTCGCCGAAAAAAGCTTCTCGGGCCCGATGTTCGGCGAGATCACCGAGGCCTTCGAAGGCCAGGCGCTGCTCGACCGCACCTCGATGAACACCTGGGAGGACGCAGCGGTGATCGAGGAGGTCAACCGCATCGGCAAGCCACGGCTGGTCTTCTGTGGACTGTGGACCTCCGTCTGCATCGTCGGGCCGACGCTCTCGGCGCTCGACCAAGGGTTTGAAGTCTATGTGATCGCCGACGCCTGTGGCGATGTCTCGGAAGAGGCCCATGAGCGCGCCATGGAACGCATGGTCCAGGCCGGCGTCAGGCCGATGACCTCGCTGCAATATATGCTGGAGCTGCAGCGCGATTGGGCGCGCACCGAGACCTACGACATGACGACCGGTATCGCCAAAAGGTTTGGCGGCGCCTATGGCCTCGGTATCATCTACGCCAAGACCATGTTCGGTGCGTCCGAAGGACACTGAACGCTTCCGGCTGCTTCAACCGTTCCGTCCGCATCGGGCGGAACGGCTCATCTCGCCGAAAGGACCATGCCGATGAAAATGTACCTGATATCGCTCGGCACCGGGCTGCTCGTGGGCGTCATTTACAGCCTGCTCAACGTTCGTTCGCCAGCTCCACCGGTGATCGCACTGATCGGGCTCCTGGGCATGCTCATCGGCGAGCAGGCAGTGCCGGTCGCCAAACGCCTGATCTCGGGCAATCCGGTGAACGTTTCCTGGCTCAACAGCCGCTGCGTCCCGCATGTTTTCGGGGAACTGCCGACCGGAGTCGACAGTAAGGATATGCCCGACCAACCATCGACGCGGGAGATCGGCTGATGCCGACCCGTCGCGGCTTTCTGGGAGCAGCGTCCGTGCTGGCGCTTCCAGGCCTATTTTCGCCGGCGCACGCCGCCGATCCCGCATCGATTTCTGGAGACAAGCCAATGAGCGCCGATCTTATCCTCCATCATGGCCTTGTGACCACGCTCGACCGGACGAACCCGAACGCAACCGCCGTCGCCGTGAAGGACGGCAAGTTTCTTGCCGTCGGCGAAGACAGCGAGATCATGGCGCTCGCCGGGCCCGACACGAAGATTATCGACCTCAAGGGCCGGCGCGTATTGCCCGGCCTAATCGACAACCACACCCATGTCGTCCGCGGTGGCCTGAACTACAATATGGAGCTGCGCTGGGACGGCGTCCGCTCACTTGCCGATGCGATGGATATGCTGAAACGGCAAGTGGCGATTACGCCGGCGCCGCAATGGGTGCGCGTCGTCGGCGGCTTCACCGAGCACCAGTTCGAGGAAAAGCGCCTGCCGACGCTCGAAGAGATCAACGCGGTCGCGCCCGACACGCCGGTCTTCCTGCTGCATCTTTACGATCGCGCGCTTCTGAACGCCGCCGCACTGCGTGCCGTCGGTTATACCAGGGAAACGCCGAGCCCGCCGGGTGGCGAGATCGCCCGCGATGCCAACGGCAACCCGAGCGGTATGCTCATTGCCAGGCCGAACGCCGGCATTCTCTATGCGACCCTTGCCAAAGGCCCCAAGCTGCCCTTCGAATACCAGGTCAACTCCACCCGCCACTTCATGCGCGAACTCAACCGTCTGGGCGTCACTGGCGTGATCGATGCGGGCGGCGGTTTCCAGAACTATCCGGATGACTATGCGGTGATCCAGAAGCTCGCCGACGACGGCCAGATGACCGTGCGGCTTGCCTACAATCTCTTCACCCAGAAGCCGAAGCAGGAAAAGGACGATTTCCTCAACTGGACGAAGTCGGTCAAATACAAGCAGGGCGACGACTATTTCCGCCACAACGGCGCCGGCGAGATGCTTGTCTTTTCGGCCGCCGACTTCGAGGACTTCCGCGAGCCGCGGCCCGACATGCCGCCGGAGATGGAGGGGGAACTCGAGGCCGTCGTGCGCATCCTTGCCGAGAACCGCTGGCCCTGGCGCCTGCATGCGACCTATGACGAGACGATCTCGCGCGCACTCGATGTCTTCGAAAAGGTCAATCAGGACATCCCTCTCGATGGCCTCAACTGGTTCTTCGATCACGCCGAAACGATCTCCGAGCGCTCGATCGACCGCATCGCCGCTCTCGGCGGCGGCATCGCCGTCCAGCACCGTATGGCCTATCAGGGCGAGTATTTCGTCGAGCGCTACGGTCTCGGCGCGGCCGAGGCTACGCCGCCGGTCGCGCGTATGCTGGAAAAGGGCGTCAAGACGTCGGCGGGTACCGACGCCACGCGCGTCGCCTCCTACAATCCCTGGGTCTCGCTTTCCTGGATGATCACCGGCCGCACCGTCGGGGGAATGCGCATCTATCCGCAGCGCAATTGTCTCGACCGCGAAACGGCGCTCAGGATGTGGACCGAAAACGTCACCTGGTTCTCCAACGAGGAGGGCAAGAAGGGTCGCATCGAGAAAGGCCAGTTCGCAGACTTCATCGTCCCGGACAAGGACTTCTTCGCCTGTGCCGAGGACGAGATTTCGTTCCTGACCTCCGACCTGACGGTCGTCGGCGGCAAGGTCGTCTATGCGGCGGGCACCTTTGCCGACTATGACGAAAGCAACGTGCCACCGGCCATGCCCGACTGGTCTCCGGTCAGAACCTACGCGGGCTACGCCGCCTGGGGCGAACCGGAGGGCGCCGGCAAGCGCTCGCTGCGCCGGACGGCGATCGCCACTTGCGGCTGCGCCAACAATTGCGGTGTCCACGGCCATGATCATGCCGGCGCCTGGACGTCCAAGCTGCCGGTCGCCGATCTCAAGGGTTTCTGGGGCGCACTCGGCTGTTCCTGCTGGGCCGTCTGACCACGGGAGGCATGATGAACGCGACTTCAACATTCGAAAGGCGGCTCGCGGCTCGCGCGAGGCCGCTCTTCGCCGCGCCGGCTTTGCGGTGGGTGGCGCTGCTCGCCCTTTGTTCCGCCTATATCCAGGGGCCCGTGACGAAGATCTTCGACTTCGGCGGGGCGATTGCCGAGATGAACCATTTCGGCCTGCATCCCGCACCCTTCTTCGCCGTGGCGGTGATCGTCTTCGAACTCGCCGCCTCAGCCATGATACTGAGCGGCTTCTTCCGCTGGCTCGCAGCACTTGCACTTGCCGCCTTCACATTGGCGGCGACTTTCGTCGCCCTGCGCTTCTGGGAGCTCGCCCCAGGACAGGAACGTCTCATGGCGACGAATGCGTTCTTCGAGCATCTGGGCCTCGTCGGCGCATTCCTGATCGTCGCATGGCAGGACCTTCATGACCGGAGGTCCGGTCAGCCATGACGGATGCGGCCGCCCCTTCCAGCGGCTTCGCTCCGCTTCGTCAGAAGGTCTTCGCGACGCTCTGGGTTGCGACCGTTATCGGCAATACAGGCAGCTTCATCCGCGATGTCGCAAGCGCGTGGCTGGTGACCGACCTTTCGCCCGC
It includes:
- a CDS encoding DoxX family protein; this translates as MNATSTFERRLAARARPLFAAPALRWVALLALCSAYIQGPVTKIFDFGGAIAEMNHFGLHPAPFFAVAVIVFELAASAMILSGFFRWLAALALAAFTLAATFVALRFWELAPGQERLMATNAFFEHLGLVGAFLIVAWQDLHDRRSGQP
- a CDS encoding XapX domain-containing protein, whose translation is MKMYLISLGTGLLVGVIYSLLNVRSPAPPVIALIGLLGMLIGEQAVPVAKRLISGNPVNVSWLNSRCVPHVFGELPTGVDSKDMPDQPSTREIG
- a CDS encoding LysR family transcriptional regulator; translated protein: MSNPGTPTFEQLRVFLAVVDAGSFAAAARNLNRAVSVVSYGIANLEAQLGLELFERDGTRKPKLTAAGRTVLAEARALAQGVDGLRAKVKGLLDGLEAEVNLAVDVMLPAERIGKALHAFAEAFPTVSLCLHVEALGAVTAAVLERKAIIGISGPLATAVEGVSCVAAGAVATVPVAAPDHPLGRMQRIEPGEARNHVQLVLTDRSPLTEGQDFAVLSPRTWRLADLGAKHALLRQGLGWGNMPLPLVQPDLDDGTLMRLAIPDHNGGIYRFAGVWRRDTPPGPAASWLLDQFVALGAGDIDEEGFAGI
- a CDS encoding DoxX family protein, which gives rise to MKSSIRSYEPYLLSLLRIVSALVLFSYGTQKILKFPMSDGGPPPGSLPWIAGLFELVLGFLVLIGLKTRIAAFVLSGVMAFAYFLRHAPQGFYPAQNGGVAAILFCFIFLYLTAAGAGPLSVDAHHQQTKTP
- a CDS encoding amidohydrolase; its protein translation is MPTRRGFLGAASVLALPGLFSPAHAADPASISGDKPMSADLILHHGLVTTLDRTNPNATAVAVKDGKFLAVGEDSEIMALAGPDTKIIDLKGRRVLPGLIDNHTHVVRGGLNYNMELRWDGVRSLADAMDMLKRQVAITPAPQWVRVVGGFTEHQFEEKRLPTLEEINAVAPDTPVFLLHLYDRALLNAAALRAVGYTRETPSPPGGEIARDANGNPSGMLIARPNAGILYATLAKGPKLPFEYQVNSTRHFMRELNRLGVTGVIDAGGGFQNYPDDYAVIQKLADDGQMTVRLAYNLFTQKPKQEKDDFLNWTKSVKYKQGDDYFRHNGAGEMLVFSAADFEDFREPRPDMPPEMEGELEAVVRILAENRWPWRLHATYDETISRALDVFEKVNQDIPLDGLNWFFDHAETISERSIDRIAALGGGIAVQHRMAYQGEYFVERYGLGAAEATPPVARMLEKGVKTSAGTDATRVASYNPWVSLSWMITGRTVGGMRIYPQRNCLDRETALRMWTENVTWFSNEEGKKGRIEKGQFADFIVPDKDFFACAEDEISFLTSDLTVVGGKVVYAAGTFADYDESNVPPAMPDWSPVRTYAGYAAWGEPEGAGKRSLRRTAIATCGCANNCGVHGHDHAGAWTSKLPVADLKGFWGALGCSCWAV
- a CDS encoding hydrolase — translated: MPNATPTPGSLLVSPKDHALIMIDFQSQMAFATKSIDAVQLRNNAALVAHAAAGFKVPTILTTVAEKSFSGPMFGEITEAFEGQALLDRTSMNTWEDAAVIEEVNRIGKPRLVFCGLWTSVCIVGPTLSALDQGFEVYVIADACGDVSEEAHERAMERMVQAGVRPMTSLQYMLELQRDWARTETYDMTTGIAKRFGGAYGLGIIYAKTMFGASEGH
- a CDS encoding AraC family transcriptional regulator, with amino-acid sequence MSIGPQVTVLRSDSVSVAHVRSQHVVKKESIAIPNSDAFSTIVQLRPFKDHRLWRNGRLVHNGSHAQGALSITHLAEDWRCEHRSPFDNIRFTIDRHVLRDFLLDNGRADLPPLKCESGQIDPVMYHLGQALLPALANPGNADKLYVDHILLAFQAHLVSRYGGVDLAPTRQYGLSRRQLAAATAYLAEHASRKISMNEVASICDLSTSHFIRAFKKSTGRTPHRWLTEYRIQKAQTLLLGEAPIAEIAVSCGFTDQSHLTHVFSSICDVSPAAWRRVQRNGVHRSSIADGQCVPGDKPSRRNQTKP